The following are encoded in a window of Peromyscus leucopus breed LL Stock chromosome X, UCI_PerLeu_2.1, whole genome shotgun sequence genomic DNA:
- the LOC114704017 gene encoding UPF0472 protein C16orf72 encodes MEEQQQDCEAEVAEPWFSKWERQCLAEAEQEEQLSPELQEEAAADAAGLKIERQRLWHLFQISATAVAQLYKDSGCQQPGLSMWDPFQNAAMAVTSLYKESGDAYQRSFELGVQVGYQRRVRDVLEWVKKGRSIIRREDLISFLCGKVPPAPPPPRTSRTSPRPPAAASSQAAATESSAPVDVDLQPFHEAIALHGLNGAMASISMRSGAPGSPSQDGGIASSGRRKSSFLEDDSNPLGSEELALRLECGGIRKRTSAQFGDATTDSPSHKRNRMV; translated from the coding sequence atggaggagcagcagcaggactGTGAGGCCGAGGTCGCGGAGCCCTGGTTTTCTAAGTGGGAGCGCCAGTGCCTTGCTGAGGCGGAGCAGGAAGAGCAGCTGTCCCCCGAGCTGCAGGAGGAGGCGGCTGCTGATGCGGCTGGGCTCAAGATCGAGCGGCAGAGGCTCTGGCACCTCTTCCAGATCTCAGCCACTGCGGTGGCCCAGCTCTACAAAGATTCCGGGTGCCAACAGCCAGGACTCTCTATGTGGGACCCCTTCCAGAATGCGGCCATGGCCGTGACCAGCCTCTACAAAGAGAGCGGGGATGCCTACCAGCGAAGTTTTGAGCTGGGCGTCCAGGTTGGCTACCAGCGTCGCGTTAGAGATGTGCTGGAGTGGGTGAAGAAGGGTAGGAGCATCATTCGCCGGGAAGACCTCATAAGCTTCCTCTGTGGCAAAGtaccccccgcccctcccccgccacgCACCTCCAGGACGTCCCCTAGGCCGCCCGCAGCTGCCTCCAGTCAGGCTGCTGCCACTGAGTCCAGCGCACCTGTGGACGTCGACCTGCAGCCCTTCCACGAGGCCATCGCCCTCCATGGCCTCAATGGCGCTATGGCAAGCATCAGCATGCGATCTGGCGCTCCTGGCTCCCCATCTCAAGATGGAGGTATTGCCAGCAGTGGACGTCGGAAAAGTAGCTTCCTTGAAGATGATTCGAACCCCTTGGGCTCAGAAGAACTGGCTCTCCGTCTGGAGTGTGGGGGAATCCGCAAGCGTACCTCGGCTCAGTTTGGTGATGCCACCACAGACTCTCCATCCCACAAGCGCAACCGAATGGTCTAA